From one Acidobacteriota bacterium genomic stretch:
- a CDS encoding ABC transporter permease, translating to MSLPPPTGRGRKGPPSLSAWFLRRTLPDTLEGESIYGDLLEEFRSRHATLPSRARRWYRRQAFSVAWHFGLRSLRKMGAGLRRALMSPFHAKGFSYMRELSADIRFALRTFAKRPGFTLTAVLTLALGIGVNTAVFNIVNAVLLRPLPVEQPGRLATVFATGASGTNYGTHSYSDYRDLSAQVEAFSSMTAYSLMFGNLQWQGRTELLIGEIADCNYFEVMGLNLRLGRGFRSDECVAEGASPVAVLGHAFWQERFGGSRDVLGQTVSINDRDFQVVGVAPKRFQGLMAGISPALWIPVMMAETIEPVGMQDSAPSPGDTIIERRGRRWLTLVGRLAPGASLQQAQTQCSTVMSRLALEYPRSNEGRGAVLFPTSEVRVHPEADSALGPVAYFLLAVVGLVLLIACANVANMFLARVSARRREIALRLALGAGRGRLVRQLLTESLLLAGAGGGLGILLALFSMQALAAMPLPISISIDVDLSMDWRVLLFALSVSCATGVIFGLAPALQSTRANLIPALKDAESSHLQGRRSYFGMRKVLVMAQVALSTVLLVGAGLMARSFNQAQSIELGFPAQRLAMMSFSLDTRGYTPQQGHAKLVELTERLAGLPGVESAARANPSPFSLNVHQNDFYLEEQSPDEKPHNIDTTRVGPNYFETLQVELLQGRACTSQDTPQSPRVLVVSKAMAERFWPGRSALGQRLLSADSRTPYEIVGVSQDYKMRTVGESPRPVVHFCSDQTRAGSSAILVRSAGPAKELLPLLRDEVLAFDPDAVFLEFGTLRAEADRSLFGVRAGAVFLSGFGVFALFLASVGLYGVIAYSVSGRKREIGTRMALGARAGDVQRQVVREGMGMVLIGALLGLVLAGLLSQVLSAVLYGIRPLDPLSFLSAVALLVAVALLANYIPARRASRIDPLLALRAE from the coding sequence GTGAGCCTGCCTCCGCCCACCGGCAGGGGCCGCAAGGGGCCGCCCTCATTGAGCGCCTGGTTCCTGCGCCGGACACTGCCCGACACCCTGGAAGGCGAGTCGATTTACGGCGATCTGCTGGAGGAATTCCGCTCCCGCCACGCAACCTTGCCCTCCCGCGCCCGCCGCTGGTACCGGCGTCAGGCCTTCTCGGTGGCCTGGCACTTCGGCTTGCGGTCGCTGAGGAAGATGGGCGCCGGGCTGCGGCGCGCCTTGATGAGCCCTTTTCATGCGAAAGGATTTTCTTACATGCGAGAACTGAGTGCCGATATTCGTTTCGCCCTGAGGACCTTTGCCAAGCGTCCGGGCTTCACCCTCACCGCCGTCCTCACTCTGGCTTTGGGCATCGGTGTCAACACCGCCGTCTTCAACATCGTCAACGCCGTGCTGCTGCGTCCGCTGCCCGTGGAGCAACCGGGACGTCTGGCCACCGTCTTCGCCACTGGCGCCAGCGGAACCAACTACGGCACTCATTCCTATTCCGACTACCGGGACCTCAGCGCACAGGTGGAGGCGTTCTCTTCCATGACGGCCTACTCGCTGATGTTCGGAAATCTGCAGTGGCAGGGGCGTACCGAGCTGCTGATCGGCGAGATCGCCGACTGCAACTACTTCGAAGTCATGGGCCTCAACCTCCGATTGGGACGCGGTTTCAGGTCCGATGAATGCGTGGCCGAGGGAGCCAGTCCGGTGGCCGTGCTGGGCCACGCCTTCTGGCAGGAGCGTTTCGGCGGCAGCCGGGACGTACTGGGCCAGACCGTTTCCATCAACGACCGGGACTTTCAGGTGGTGGGGGTGGCTCCAAAGCGCTTTCAGGGACTGATGGCGGGCATCTCCCCGGCCTTGTGGATCCCCGTCATGATGGCGGAGACGATCGAGCCGGTGGGGATGCAGGACTCGGCCCCTTCTCCCGGCGACACCATCATCGAACGCCGCGGACGCAGATGGCTGACCCTGGTGGGACGGCTGGCGCCCGGCGCATCCCTGCAACAGGCCCAAACCCAGTGCAGCACCGTCATGTCGCGTTTGGCCCTGGAGTACCCGCGCAGCAACGAGGGACGCGGGGCGGTGCTCTTCCCCACCTCTGAGGTGAGGGTGCATCCTGAGGCCGACTCGGCCCTGGGGCCGGTGGCCTATTTTCTCCTGGCGGTGGTGGGGCTGGTCTTGCTCATCGCCTGCGCCAACGTGGCCAACATGTTTCTGGCCAGGGTGTCGGCCCGCCGCCGCGAGATCGCCCTGCGCCTGGCGCTGGGGGCCGGACGCGGACGCCTGGTGCGCCAGCTTCTCACCGAGAGCCTGCTGCTGGCCGGGGCGGGAGGCGGTCTGGGAATCCTGCTGGCCCTGTTCAGCATGCAGGCTCTGGCGGCCATGCCCCTGCCGATTTCCATCTCCATCGACGTCGACCTGTCGATGGACTGGAGGGTGCTGCTCTTCGCCCTCTCGGTATCCTGCGCCACCGGCGTCATTTTCGGGCTGGCTCCGGCCTTGCAGTCCACCCGCGCCAACCTGATTCCCGCCCTCAAGGACGCCGAGTCCTCCCACTTGCAGGGCCGCCGCTCTTATTTCGGCATGCGCAAGGTGCTGGTGATGGCTCAGGTGGCGCTTTCCACCGTCCTGCTGGTGGGGGCCGGACTGATGGCCCGCAGTTTCAATCAGGCCCAGTCCATCGAACTGGGCTTTCCTGCCCAGCGCTTGGCCATGATGTCCTTCAGCCTCGACACCCGCGGATATACGCCTCAGCAGGGGCACGCCAAACTCGTCGAGCTGACCGAGCGTCTGGCGGGGCTGCCCGGGGTGGAATCGGCGGCCCGCGCCAATCCCTCGCCCTTTTCGCTCAACGTCCACCAGAACGACTTTTATCTGGAAGAGCAGAGCCCTGATGAAAAGCCCCACAACATCGACACCACCCGGGTGGGGCCAAACTACTTCGAGACCTTGCAGGTCGAGCTTTTGCAGGGAAGGGCATGCACCTCTCAGGACACTCCTCAGTCGCCTCGCGTGCTGGTGGTGAGCAAGGCCATGGCGGAGCGATTCTGGCCCGGCCGCAGTGCCTTGGGACAGCGCTTGCTGTCGGCCGATTCGCGCACGCCCTATGAAATCGTGGGCGTTTCTCAGGACTACAAGATGCGCACCGTGGGCGAGTCTCCGCGGCCCGTCGTTCACTTCTGCTCCGATCAGACCCGGGCCGGGTCGAGCGCCATCCTGGTGCGCAGCGCCGGGCCCGCCAAGGAACTGCTGCCGCTACTGCGCGACGAAGTGCTGGCCTTTGATCCCGATGCCGTTTTCCTGGAGTTCGGCACCCTGCGCGCGGAGGCCGACCGCTCTCTCTTCGGAGTCCGGGCCGGGGCGGTGTTCCTGAGCGGATTCGGCGTCTTCGCACTGTTTCTGGCTTCGGTGGGACTCTACGGCGTCATCGCCTACTCGGTCTCCGGACGCAAGCGCGAGATCGGCACTCGCATGGCTCTGGGAGCGCGAGCCGGGGACGTGCAGCGCCAGGTGGTGCGCGAGGGCATGGGCATGGTGCTGATCGGCGCTCTGCTGGGACTGGTGCTGGCCGGGCTCTTGAGCCAGGTCTTGAGCGCCGTCCTGTACGGCATCCGTCCGCTCGATCCCCTCTCTTTCTTGAGCGCTGTGGCCTTGCTGGTGGCAGTGGCTCTGTTGGCCAACTACATCCCGGCCCGCCGTGCCTCCCGCATCGATCCCCTGCTGGCCCTGCGGGCCGAATAA
- a CDS encoding acetoacetate--CoA ligase: MADFDAREMWRPSSQAAEKAHMARFIRRVGERFTEVSDYPSLYQWSIDHPGEFWPAVWEYCGIVARRPWDEVVDDVTLMPGARWFAGAQLNFAENLLAKGSDDRAAMVFWTEQGRVGETSYAQLRAQVSRLSRAMVEAGVKEGDRVAAYLPNRPETVIAMLAAASIGALFSSCSPDFGVNGVLDRFGQIQPKLLFAAAGYQWDGKSIDCLEKTAQIVQAIPEIERTVILPAVGASPQLGQVRDAQHWEDFLQSVPQGSGEFQPLRFDHPLYIMYSSGTTGKPKCMVHGAGGTLLQHLKEHVLHGDLSSQDRIFYYTTCGWMMWNWLVSGLATGATLLLYDGAPLPKSNPAVLFDLAQQEGMTVFGTSAKYLALAEKAGLRPARSHDLSALNSMLSTGSVLSPESFDYVYRDVKSDLRLSSITGGTDLISCFALGNPVAPVFRGELQCLGLGMRVEVWDEEGRPLPPESPGELVCTQAFPSMPVGFWNDPDGSRYRNAYFQHFPGVWRHGDWVERTRRHGLIVYGRSDATLNPGGVRIGTAEVYRQVEQFEEVLESIVVGQPWEDDVRVVLFLRLRPGLELDDDLSQRICRRLRSQASPHHVPRKIVQVPDIPRTISGKISELAVRKAVQGLEVKNTDALANPEALDHFRDRPELQA, encoded by the coding sequence ATGGCTGATTTCGATGCGCGTGAAATGTGGAGGCCTTCCAGCCAAGCGGCAGAGAAGGCCCATATGGCCCGCTTCATCCGCAGGGTCGGGGAGCGCTTCACCGAGGTGAGCGATTACCCCAGCCTCTACCAGTGGTCGATCGACCATCCGGGCGAGTTCTGGCCCGCCGTATGGGAGTACTGCGGGATTGTGGCCCGGCGGCCCTGGGACGAAGTGGTCGATGACGTCACACTGATGCCGGGAGCTCGTTGGTTCGCCGGAGCTCAACTGAATTTCGCCGAGAATCTGCTTGCCAAGGGCAGCGACGACCGCGCGGCCATGGTCTTTTGGACCGAACAGGGCCGCGTCGGCGAGACCTCTTATGCTCAACTGCGGGCCCAGGTGTCCCGCTTGTCGCGGGCCATGGTCGAGGCCGGGGTCAAGGAGGGCGACCGGGTGGCCGCCTACCTGCCCAACCGGCCCGAAACCGTGATCGCGATGCTGGCCGCCGCCTCCATCGGAGCCCTCTTCTCATCCTGCTCTCCCGACTTCGGCGTCAACGGCGTGCTCGACCGCTTCGGACAGATCCAGCCCAAACTGCTCTTTGCGGCCGCCGGCTACCAGTGGGACGGCAAGTCCATCGATTGCCTGGAGAAGACGGCTCAGATCGTCCAAGCCATACCTGAAATCGAGAGAACCGTCATTCTGCCCGCCGTGGGCGCGAGTCCGCAACTGGGCCAGGTTCGCGACGCCCAGCATTGGGAGGACTTCTTGCAGAGCGTCCCGCAGGGTTCCGGCGAGTTCCAGCCCCTGCGCTTCGACCATCCCCTTTACATCATGTACTCGTCGGGCACCACCGGGAAGCCCAAGTGCATGGTTCACGGAGCTGGCGGGACTTTGCTTCAGCACCTCAAAGAGCACGTGCTGCATGGTGATTTGAGCTCCCAGGACCGTATTTTCTACTACACCACCTGCGGATGGATGATGTGGAACTGGCTGGTCAGCGGACTGGCTACGGGAGCGACGCTGCTGCTCTATGACGGCGCCCCCCTGCCCAAGTCCAATCCGGCCGTCCTCTTCGATCTGGCCCAGCAGGAGGGAATGACCGTCTTCGGCACCAGCGCCAAGTACCTGGCCCTGGCGGAAAAGGCCGGCTTGCGTCCGGCCCGCAGTCATGACTTGAGCGCTTTGAATTCGATGCTCTCGACCGGCTCGGTACTGAGTCCCGAGAGCTTCGACTACGTCTACCGCGACGTCAAGTCCGACCTGCGCCTGAGTTCCATCACGGGAGGGACCGACCTGATTTCCTGCTTTGCCCTGGGCAACCCGGTGGCTCCGGTCTTTCGGGGCGAGCTGCAATGCCTGGGGCTGGGAATGCGGGTGGAGGTGTGGGACGAAGAGGGCCGTCCTCTGCCTCCCGAATCGCCGGGAGAGCTGGTCTGCACCCAGGCTTTCCCCTCCATGCCGGTGGGCTTCTGGAATGATCCCGACGGCTCGCGCTACCGCAACGCCTATTTCCAGCATTTTCCCGGCGTGTGGCGGCATGGTGACTGGGTGGAGCGCACGCGGCGCCACGGGCTGATCGTCTACGGGCGCTCGGACGCCACCCTCAATCCGGGAGGCGTGCGCATCGGGACGGCCGAGGTTTACCGCCAAGTGGAGCAGTTCGAAGAGGTGTTGGAAAGCATCGTGGTGGGACAGCCCTGGGAAGACGACGTGCGGGTGGTGCTGTTTTTGCGCCTGCGTCCGGGGTTGGAGCTGGACGACGATCTCAGCCAACGCATTTGCCGTCGCCTGCGGTCTCAAGCCTCTCCCCACCACGTCCCCCGGAAGATCGTGCAGGTTCCCGATATCCCCCGCACCATCAGCGGCAAGATCAGCGAATTGGCCGTGCGCAAGGCGGTCCAGGGGCTGGAGGTCAAGAATACCGACGCCCTGGCCAACCCCGAAGCCCTGGACCACTTCCGCGACCGCCCCGAACTGCAGGCCTGA
- a CDS encoding PadR family transcriptional regulator, producing MSRKSSLGEFEQMVLLAVLQLEDEAFGPGISKLLEDRAGREVSRGALYSSLDRLERKGFLRWSIASPGADRSGYRKRRFQVTGPGLQALKDARQAMEALYRGLDHVFERGSR from the coding sequence ATGTCGCGCAAGAGCAGTTTGGGAGAGTTCGAACAGATGGTGTTGCTGGCGGTGCTGCAGTTGGAGGATGAAGCCTTCGGCCCCGGGATCAGCAAGCTGCTGGAAGATCGGGCTGGACGCGAGGTTTCGCGGGGCGCCCTCTACTCCTCCCTGGACCGCCTGGAGCGCAAGGGATTCTTGCGCTGGAGCATCGCCTCGCCCGGCGCCGACCGCAGCGGCTACCGCAAGCGGCGCTTTCAGGTCACCGGGCCGGGACTGCAAGCCTTGAAGGATGCTCGCCAGGCCATGGAGGCCCTTTATCGGGGCCTCGACCACGTATTTGAAAGGGGATCGAGGTGA